A segment of the Pantoea sp. At-9b genome:
ACCGATTATCTTTTTGATCTTGTTCACCGGTGGCGTGCTGGCGGTAGTGGAATCTACCGGGGCGATCAAAACCGCGCTGAACTCCCTTGCCCGTAGCACTCGCCTGAGCGATACCCGCATCATCCTGATCTTTGGTGTGATTTTCGCCATTCTCGGCACCACAGGCGCGGTGATCAATGCGGTGGTCGCCTTCGTTCCTATCGGACTGCTGGTGGCGCGTTCGCTGGGGCTGTCGCCGATTCTGGGTGCTTCGCTGGTCTACCTCTCCTGCGCGGCTGGATTTAATGTCTCGGTATTAGGCCCGGCCACCACCGGGCTGACACAGCACCTGGCACAGTTGCCGATTTTCTCCGGCATGCTGCTGCGCGGGCTGACCTTTTTACTGTTTGCGCTGAGCGCGATGGGCTATTTGATCTGGTCAGTGCGTAAAGCACGTCAGGCCGGTGAGTTACGGCCAAAACAGACAGAGGCCCAGGACGCTACGCTGGTGGTGACGCCGCGACATAAGCTGATACTGGCGACCTGTGCGTTAGCGCTGATCATTTTTATCAGCGGTGCGGTCAGGCTGCATTGGGGCACCAATGAAATGTCAGCGATGTTTGTCCTGCTGGCGATTGTTGTCGGTTTGATTGGCCGGATGTCCGGCACCGATATTGCCAATACCTTCCTTTCAGGCTGCTCTGGCCTGGTAAAAGGTGGCTTTATTGTCGGTCTGGCGGGTGCGGTGTCTCTGGTGCTGCAACAGGGCCATGTGCTCGATCCTATCGTCGGCTTCCTGACGGATTTACTGGCTCCGGTGCCGCAAAAAGTCGCGGCCATTGGCATGTTTATCAGCGCCGCGTTGATTCACTTCGGCATTTCCTCCGGTTCTGGAGAATCGGCCGTGCTGATCCCCATCTTCTCTCCGCTGGGTGATAACCTCGGCCTGACCCGCCAGGTCACGGTGCAAACGGTGCTGCTGGGTGAAGGT
Coding sequences within it:
- a CDS encoding YfcC family protein encodes the protein MSQVNIAPSATVPKARPAGQSPYLLLFIMLVVAAVATWLIPAGAFDYETREGIKFAVKGSLHAVPQSGVYPLEIFTAIADGMVKAAPIIFLILFTGGVLAVVESTGAIKTALNSLARSTRLSDTRIILIFGVIFAILGTTGAVINAVVAFVPIGLLVARSLGLSPILGASLVYLSCAAGFNVSVLGPATTGLTQHLAQLPIFSGMLLRGLTFLLFALSAMGYLIWSVRKARQAGELRPKQTEAQDATLVVTPRHKLILATCALALIIFISGAVRLHWGTNEMSAMFVLLAIVVGLIGRMSGTDIANTFLSGCSGLVKGGFIVGLAGAVSLVLQQGHVLDPIVGFLTDLLAPVPQKVAAIGMFISAALIHFGISSGSGESAVLIPIFSPLGDNLGLTRQVTVQTVLLGEGIVNCISPTSGVLMAVLATAGIPFGKWLRFIAPLIAVWFAICVVMLLIGVSIKWGPF